The window TCAAAACACCAGCTAGGTGGACGGGTTCCCCGTCAGGTTGCTCTCAGATTCGGCGAACCCGTGCGCTTCCCCGGGTACGAAGGCGGCGATCTCGATCGCTTTCGCGGTGGGAAGCGGCATCTCGCGCAGTTCCTCATCGGTCACCGCGATCAGGGTGTCCTTGCTGAGCTCGTAGCCCTTGCCGATCTCGCCCTGGGTGACTTCACGGTCCTCAAGTTCGCAGATCTTGCGGACCCGGACCCGGCCCATGTCTTGAAGGTGGTACTGGTGGAAGCGGATCGAGTGATCCTCGGTGGCGCTGACCACGTGGATCGGCACGGTCATGTTGACTGAACTAGAGACTTTGAAGCAGCAGGCCAGGACTGGTTTCTGTCAACTCCCGGGTAGTGCTCGGACGTCGTGGTTCGGAGGGCGGCCTGGCCGGTTACGTGCCACCTGAAGTGGGGAAGGTGAGCCGTCCGTCCCAGGCCCATCCCTACCGCCGCCACCTCTTCCGAGCGTCCGGGGATGTGCGGATTCGGCGCTCCAACTCTGTCAGCGGCTCCAGTACGTTGATGGGCTCGGGGGATGTGCCAATCCTGGGCACGCCGTCGACGATGTCCACGTTGGCGTAGTTGCGGTAGTCGAAGACGTGCTGCGGGTTCAGCCGGAACCCGATGGCGGACGTCGCGTAGTACCTGACGCGCTCGGGGTGGAAGTACGCGGCCAGCCCGTCACGCACCAGCCTCGCGGTGGAGCCGCGGAAGTCGTTGCAGAGCCACTGGAAGTAGCCCTCCGCGAGGTGTTCGGGGACGCGTGGAAGCTGGGAGCCGACGGTGTCCTGGGTGACCCAGCCCGCCTCGACCGCGGGCCGGAAGATGTCCGGGTGGTCGAACTTGGCGATGCAGACCGAGACATGGTGCGGCAGACGGCCCCGATAGTGCCCGCCGGCATTCCTGATGCGGTTGTTCAGCTCGTTCAGCGTGGCGAAGAAGAACGTCAGGCTCTGGCTCGCCTCCGAGGCGTCCCCCAGCGGGTCGAAGAGGTAGAGCAGGCCCTGGGCACCGGCGAGTTGATCAAGCACCTTGGCGTGCAGCGGGTTGTTCGGCTTGAACGACTCACCCGGCGCGTCCTGGATCTCCAGGACGAAACTGGCGTCCCGAAGTCGTTTGCGCATCATCCCCGTGGTGGGCTCCTGGCCCTGGAACGACCAGCTCATGCCCTCCAGGGCCGAGGTGTTGATGGGAAAGCTCTTCTCGATCGCCATCTTCGTCACACTGTCGTTGAGAAACGCGTTGGCCTCCGCCGTCATCCCTCCGATCAGCCAGTTGCCCTCCCCGTGCCGCTGGAACTGCATCGCCGCTATCGGCAGCGCCGCCAGGTACGTCGTCTTCCCGGACCTCGGCGCCCCCCACAGCCCGATCCGGACGCGATCGGCGGCGGTGCCGTCCTCCTGCCTCGCCGTCGGTGTCCGCAGCGGTTCGAGGTTGCCGTCCAGCATGGGTGGCACGCCTGCGTATGTGGGGGGGGATTCGGAAGACTCTTCGATCAACTGGTCGGGGATTGCGTACGAGATGGGCTGCGCGGACCCATCCGGTGCCGTTTTGTGCCACTTCCGGCCCATGGACTCACCGGCGTTGGAAACGTCTCCGGCGGAATGCTCGGCATGCCGGGCCTGCCGCTGGACAGCCCGGAGGGCCTCATGCGTCGTCAAAGGGTCGGCCAGCAGCTTTGTGATCTCCTCAGCGACACGTGCTTCCCACGCATCAAATGCGCCCTGTTCTTGGTCACGCTGACCGTCGCTCATTCTGCCTCCCCTCTCTCGTCGTCATTCCAAGCCTTCCTGAGCTTGTCCCGTGCGTGACGGAGATTCGAATCCACTGTGGCTCTCTTCGACCCCAGAATCTCCGCTATCTCCTCAGGTCGGTAGCCGTCGAGATGCCATGCCATGACTTCCTGCTGCCGAGGCGGCAGCTCCAGGAGGAGTCTCAGCACCATTGCGGCTTGGTTCCGCTCGGCTACCGCTGTGTCTGGCTGCGCTGGGCCCGGGGTTGGCTGTTCGGCTGCCTGTTGTGAAAGACGCTCACGTTGTGCATCGCGTCTGCAGGCGTCCAATGCTATGTGGCGCGCCGTCACACGCACCCACCGCTGTGGCTGGGACACTCCGCCTTGCGTGCGGAACAAGCGCAACATCGCCTCTTGTGCCACGTCCGTCACCAGGTCACGGGGAAAGCCTTGGATCGTGAGATGCCGGATCAGGTTCGGGTAGTCCTTTCGAAAGAAAGCTTCGAACTCCTCGTGCGTCAACGCCAGGGCCTCCTTCCATGGTGATCTCCAGTTGCGATGCGAGGTAGGGCCATGTCAGGGACGGTGCTCCCTCAGTAGCCAGCCCAAGGAGACCAAGACGACCCCCGCGACCGCAGTCGCGGCAACAGAGTTCGTCATCACGAAAACGGTGGTCACCGCTGCTCCTACCTCGCTGAGCAGCATCGTGCGCTCGCCCGAATTCCTGGCTCGGCTTGGCACCGGCACTGGCTGGCCGGTTTCCGGTTCGTTGCCCGCAGCAGGCAACGAACCGTTTGGGTCCGGCGCCTCGTTGATGTCCGTCATATCGACTAGAGCGACGATCTTCTTTGGATCTGCAAGAACTGGCAAAAGAGCTTTCGGCATCATGGTGGCAGGTGCTTGGGTGGGCGGAGGTGGCTTTGCTCGACGCAGATAGAGCGGGGCGAGGACCCAGCCGCTCGTGCCGCAGGACCGCCTCCGCAGCGTCGGTGACGCGCGGAATGGGAATGGCCTCCTCACTCACGGAGTCCAACGCACCTGATCGGCCGAAAGAGCCAACGTGGCCCGACGAAGCATTAGTTCAGAGAAGTCACCAGACCGAACGAAATAGCGCCTGACCATATAGTTCGGGGCACGACGAACCTCCGTGAACGGCCCCAAGGCATTCAGCCTACGAGCGGAGTCCCACGCTGGCACTCGCACCGCCGGTCCTTCCGGGGACGATCCAGGCCAGGTCACGTTTTCGTGCGTAACCGGGGTGGCGCTGGGTTCGTTGCCCAGGCCATGGACAACTACGACTCCCTTGACCTTGATGCCGCCGGCTTTGCCCCAGGGGAGCTCACCGCGGAGCGGCTGGCTCTGCTGACCCTGGATGAGGCGCACGATCTGCTCCGTCTGCTGCAGGCGACCGCCGGGGAGGACGGGCCCCTGTCGCCGGAGGCGGACCGGTGGGCGCAGGAGCTCGCCGCCCGCATTCCGCCGGGGAGCTGAGCGCGGCCGCGCCAGCGGCACGGTCAGTACGTGGGCAAATGGCCCACCGCAAGTGGGTGTAAGTGGCCCAGGTGTTTGGGCGGCTTCCCTCCTAGGATCGGAAACGTGATCACAACGGCACCTGTCAGCCGTCCTTTCGTCTGCTGCTGTGTGCGGTGGCGGACACGGGCGTACGGCGCTGGGATCGGTCACGGCGGGCGGTCGGCCTCCTGCGGGGCCGGTGCCTGCGCCTGCGCCTGCCAGGCGTGGTGTCCGCTCCCCAAACGTCCCCCTGCTCGGAGGAACCCCTCATGCAAGCCATCACTGTTCAGGACCGTGACGCCGGTGTCGGCGGTCTGGCCTTGTCCGAGGTGCCCTATCCGCGGGCCGCGGAGAACGATGTGATTGTGGAGGTCTACGCCGCCGGGTTCACCCCGGGCGAGCTGGACTGGCCCGGCACCTGGACCGACCGGGCCGGCCGTGACCGGACCCCGAGCGTGCCCGGCCACGAGCTGTCCGGCGTGGTCACCGAGCTCGGCTACGGCACCACCGGCTTGACAGTCGGGCAGCGGGTGTTCGGTCTGACGGACTGGTCCCGCAATGGCTCGCTGGCCCAGTACACGGCGGTCGAGGCCCGCAACCTTGCCCCGCTCCCGGCCGATGTCGACCACGTCATGGCCGCCGCGCTGCCGATCTCCGGGCTCACCGCCTGGCAGGCTCTGTTCGACCACGCCCGCTTGGTCACCGGACAGAGCGTGCTCATCCACGGCGCGGCGGGCGGCGTCGGCTCCATCGCGGTGCAGCTGGCCCGCGAGGCCGGTGCCCGGGTGATCGGCACCGGCCGGGCCGGCGACCGCGACACCGCGCTCGGCCTGGGCGCGGACGACTTCGTCGACCTCCAGGCCGGGAAACTGGAGGACATCGGCGAGGTTGACGTGGTGTTTGACGTGATCGGTGGCGAGATCCTCGAACGCTCCACCGCACTGGTCCGCCCCGGCGGCACCCTGGTCACCATCGCCGAGCCGGTCGCCGTCCACCCCCGCGACGGGCGAGCCGTCTTCTTCGTCGTCGAACCCGACCGGTCCCGCCTGGCCGACCTCGCCCAGCGGCTGCGGGACGGCCGCCTCAAGCCGATCGTCGGCGCCGTCCGGCCGCTCGCCGAGGCAGCCTCCGCGTTCACGCCGGACAAGCGCACCCCCGGCAAGACGATCATCCGCGTCACCCAAGACTGAACGGGAAAGCCCTGGCGTCCGGCGCGACCCAGCGAGCCCAGAACCCCGAAACTGCCGTCGCCCCCGGCAGCGCGCTGGGCCAGGCCATCGGCCGGTGGGGCAACTGGTTCAACCAGGAGCTGTACGGCAGGGCGACGACTCTGCCCTGGGGCCTGGAGATCGACGCGGAGCACCGTCCCGGGGGCATGCAGGACGTGGCCACTTACCATCCGACCTTCCTGTACGAGTCGTTGTGGAACCTCGGCGTGGTTGCTCTGGTCATCTGGGCCGACCGTCGATTCCGCCTCGACCGGGGCCGCACGTTCGCGCTGTACGCGGCCGCCTACACCGTCGGCCGCTTCTGGATCGAATACCTGCGGGTGGACGAGAGCCACGAAGTCCTCGGTCTGCGCCTGAACGACTGGACGTCGCTGCTGGTCTTCGCGGCCGCCGTCACCTTTCTCGCGGTCACGAGGCGGCGTCCGGCCGCAGACGGTGCCGCCGCCGACTCCGGCGCCTTGCCGACGCGAGAAGCAGTCGACAGCGGACGAACCGGCAGCTGAGCGCTGTGCTGAGGGGCCACAGGCCAGGCGCCTCCACGTTCGGGCAACGACACCCAGGCCGAAAGCCGCAGCCCCGCGCCACTCTGCCGGAGACACGGACCAGCCCTCTTACGGCGCGGGCCAGTGCCCGATGGCCGGGGTGCGGTCACCGATGTCCTCGGTGACGCAGGTGTTGCGCCGGCGGCCGAGGCAGATAGTGGATCTGTCGATGACGTCGCCGTTCTTGAGGAAGCAGCCGCCGTAGTGCATGCCGTGCTCAGGTGGCCGCCGCCTACGCTCTGGCCTGCGCGGCGGTGTGCACGATTCCGGCGATCGTGGTGAACAGGTCCCGCGTCGGGATGCCGTCGGGGGAGGGGCGCAACGCTCTCCACCACGCGTTCACCGGCCTGGTCGCCGGACTGCTGGCCGGCTTCGCCGCCCTGTTCGTCCGAGCGAGGGGATCGGGTCGACGGGGACTTCAGCAGGCCGAGGGTGTCAAGGCATGGGCCGCTCACCGGACTTGCCGGACTTGGTGGCCCTTCATGACGACTGAGGACGCGAACCGGGCGGTCGGCATTGTCCAGCGGACCCGAACCCTTCTCCTCGATCGCACCGCGGACCGGAACACCGCGGCGCGATCAGGGTTCGATGAGGGAGCGGGTACGGCTCGGAGTGCGGTCGTTGAGTGGGGCGGGGCCTGTGCCGTCGGGCGGGTTCGGCGAGGGCTGCCCCGGCGGCGGTTCGGGTGGTGTGGCTGGTTGTCGAGGGGGTTGTGTGCGGCGTGTTCGGTGGCGGCGGCGGACGGGTGTCGCATCTCTTCGTCTCTTTCGTCCCCTTCGTTGTCTTCGGGGTGCGGGTCGTGTGGCGCTGATGCAGTGCGGCAGGTCGGTTGCCGGATCTGTTTGACGGTCGGTTGGGTGGGGTGGCTGTGTTTGTGGCTGGGTGGTGTGTCGGTCACCGGCGCGAAGGGGACAGGGCCGTTCATGGGGTGGGTGCTGGTCTTGTGCCGGTGTCTAGGGGTGGGTGCGGAGTCCGTCGAGGATGAGGGTGAGCATGTGGGGTGCCCGGTCCTGGGGGGTGGATGTGGCGCGCCACAGGGCGCCGGTGAGTTGGAGGAAGTCTGCTGGGTCGGCGTCTGGGCGGATGCTTTGGTCCTTCTTGCCGGCGTCGAGGAGCTGGGTGATTGCGGCGATGACCGGTCCGTAGCTCTGTTCGCTGATTGCCTGGTGTGCGCCCGGGCCGAGGGCGTCGCCGAGGCCGTGCTTTCTGCGCATGGCCTCGACGAGGTCGGTGGTCCAGTGGCGGAGTGCTTCCAGTGGCGGCATTTGGGCCAGCAGGCCGGGCACGGTGCCGGTGATGCGTGCCACCTCGTCCTGGTAGACGGCCAGGACCAGCGACTCGCGTGTGGGGAAGTTGCGGTAGAGGGTGCCCGAGCCGACTCCGGCGCGCTGGGCGATCTGGTTGATCGACGTGCTGCCGTCCGCCGCGAGCGCTTCGCGTGCGGCGGCGAGGATGCGCGCCCTGTTCTCACGGGCGTCTGACCGGACCATGGGACCTCCCCTTGCTAAGTGGGGAGCTCTCCACTACGTTATGTGGGGAGCTCTCCACTTACTTTAAGGAGCGTCATGCATTACATCAAGCTCGGCACGAGCGGACTCGACGTGTCCCCGATCGCGATCGGCGCGATGACCTACGGCGAACCCGACCGCGGGCACCCCGTCTGGTCGAAGGGCGAACAGGACGCACGCCCGCTCATCAAGCACGCGCTGGAGGCGGGGATCAACTTCTTCGACACCGCGAACATGTACTCCAACGGTTCCAGCGAGGAGATCCTCGGCCGGGCCCTGAAGGACTTCGCCGACCGCGACGACGTGGTGATCGCCACGAAGCTGCGCCATCCGATGCGGCTGGGACCCAACGGCCGCGGCCTGTCACGCAAGGCGGTCATGACCGAGGTCGAGCATTCGCTGCGCCGCCTGGGCACCGACTACATCGACCTCTACCAGATCCACCGCAACGACCACTCCACCCCGTGGGAGGAGACCCTCGAAGCGCTCAGCGACCTCGTGAGGGCCGGCAAGGTCCGCTACCTCGGCGCCTCGTCCATGCACGCCTGGGAGTTCGCGAAGGCGCTGCGCCTGCAGCAGCAGAACGGCTGGGCGCGGTTCGTGTCGATGCAGGACCACTACAACCTGCTCGCCCGTGAGGAGGAGCGGGAGATGATCCCGCTGTGCCTGGACGAGGGCGTCGGCACGATCGTCTGGTCGCCGCTGGCCCGCGGCCGCCTCGCCCGTGCGTGGGACGACGCCCGCTCGACGGCGCGTTCCGAGACGGACGGCGCCTACGCGGACCTGCTCTACTCGCCCGCGCAGGAGGCGGCCAACCACGCGATCATCGACGCGGTCGGGCAGGTCGCTGACGCCCACGGCGCCGGCCGCGCACAGGTCGCACTCGCCTGGCTGCGCCGCCAGCCGGTCGTCACCGCACCTCTGGTCGGCGCCGGCTCGATCCGGCAGATCGACGAGGCGGTGGCCTCCCTCGGCATCGAGCTCACCGACGACGAGGTGCGCGCCCTGCAGGCCCCGTACACCCCCCGCTACGACTGGCAGGGCGTTTCGGACGAGGCCGAGATGGAGGCCATCCGCCGGCGCGTCCCCGGCATGGCTCTGGCATGAACCCCATTGTCCGCTCCGGCGCGGCTGCCCGCGCCGGAGCCCTCCTCATCCTTCTTGGCCCGCTCGTGTCCTGGACCGCCGAGTTCGTCACCGCCGCCGCATGGCAGGACCCGCCGTACTCGCCCCTGTACAACTGGGTCAGCCACCTCGGCCTGACCGGTCCGGCGCAGACCGCGTTCGGACAGGTCGCCAACTCCCCCCTCGGCGCCGTCATGGACACCGGCTGGGTGATCTACGGCAGCCTCCTGATCGTCGGCGCGTTCCTGGTGTTCGACCCGCGCAAGGGCATCCGCCCGGTCGTCATCCTGATCCTTGCCGTCCTCGCCGGCGTCGGGGTCTCGCTCGTCGGCATCTTCCAGGGCTCCAACACCAACGTCGGCAACGGCCTGATCGCCTTCCACACCGTCGGCGCGCAGAGCGTCATGCTCGCCGGCAACATCATGGCGATCGCCGTCGGAGCCGGCGGAACCCGCATCGGTCTCACCAGGGGCCGGTCGACCGCGAGCATCGCCCTCGGCACCGCCGGCCTGATCGCGTTCCCCCTCTTCATGGCCGACGTCTTCACCGGCTGGATGTGGAACATCGGTCTGTTCGAGCGCGCCGTGATCTACCCGATCATGATCGGCCACGCCCTCCTGGGAAGCAGCGTGGCCGCCGCCCAGCGCCACCGCGCGACGCACCCGCCGGCACCCCTTACTGCACGAGCCGTGAGCTGAGGAGAGACAGATGACACAGGTACTGGTCACCGGAGGAACCGGATTCATCGGGAGCTGGTGCGTCCTGACCCTGCTCGAGGCCGGGCACACCGTCCGCACCACGGTCCGCGACCTGCAGCGCGAGCCGGCACTGCGCTCCTGGCTCCACACTGCCGCACCGTTCGACGACGACCGCCTCACGGTCGTACGCGCCGACCTCGAACACCCCGACGGCTGGGACGCTGCCGTCGCCGGCTGTGATTTCGTCCTCCACGTCGCCTCGCCGACCCTGCGCCATACGCCGGCGAACGGCGACGAGTTGGTGGTCCCGGCACGCGAGGGCGTCCTGCGGGTGCTGCGCGCCGCCCGCGACGCCCGGGTGCGCCGGGTCGTCCTGACAAGCGCCTTCGGTGCCATCGGGATCGGGCACCCTCCGCGCTCGGCCCCGTTCACCGAGGAGGACTGGACCAACGTCGACAGCGACATCCCGCCCTACCAGCGGTCCAAGACACTCGCCGAACGGGCCGCCTGGCAGTTCGTCCAGGACGAAGGCGGCGGTCTGGAACTCGCAGCGGTTCATCCCGTGGGAGTCCTTGGACCCCTGCTCGGCCCGGACGACCCGCCATCGCTGCGTCTGGTGCGCAGAATGCTCGAGGGACAGGTTCCTGCGTGCCCTCCCTTCGGGATGGGCTTCGTCGACGTGCGCGACGTCGCGGATCTGCACCTGCGCGCGATGACCGACCCGGCAGCCGCCGGCGAACGCTTCCTGGCCGTCGCCGGGCACAGTCTGCGCGTCGTCGACATCGCACGCGTTCTGCATGCCCGCCTGGGTGAGCGCGCCGCGAAGGCCCCGACCCGTGAACTGCCCGTGTGGCTCGCGCGCGCACTGGGCATCGCGAACCCGGAACTGCGCTTGCTCAGGCACCAGCTCGGCCGGGATCTCAACGCCACAAGCGCCAAGGCGGAGAAGCTTCTGGGCTGGCGAGCACGTCCCATCGAGGACACCATCGCGCAGACCGCCGAGAGCCTCCTCGCCCACGGCATCGGAAAATGACGGGCTCACAACCGACCGACGCGGCAGCCGTGCGCGCCGAAGGTGCGTCGAACCGGTGGCGCGGCGCGCCATGTGCCGCCGGCTTACGGGGCCGGCCGATTGCCCGCCGGGTGAACTGAGCGTTCTGCGGTGCTGATGGCAGCGTCGCAGCAACCGTCGCGCCGGGCTTGCAGGTCGTCCCAACCGCCTGCGGCTGACATGCGCGAACAGGGCTGCTCGATGGACAACACGGGCTGCCCTGCGCTCGCCGGTTCGCGAGTGCAGGGCAGTCGTTGCCGTACGCCGCACGTCTACCAGCGCATCCCCAACTCATCGAGTTCTGCGCGGCGTTCGGGGGTGATTTTGGTGGCTCTGCGGCGGGTGTTGTCGAGCCATCCGCCCAGCTTCACCTCCGTGCCGTCCTCCATTCGTTCGACATGCTTGCGTCCCGCGTTCAAATGTCCTTCGCGGGTGTGGAATCGGCGGGCGGCGGCGAGGTGGGTTGCCCACCGCTCATCCTGCGACCGCCGCACCGGCCCGACCGCCTCACCCTCCGCCGCGGGCTCGATGCCGAGTGTGTTGGCCAGGAGCCATTGCTGTGCGGGTAGGAGCCGGTCCCAGCCGGTCCGTTGCGCGGCCGTCCAGGATCCGAGGTCTTCGCCCTGGACGATCACCTTGCCCGACACCCTGGGCAGACCGCCGCCGGCCCGCAGGTGCGTGAGGTGAGACGGAAGCATCGCTGCCATCCGATTTCCCACGCAGGGCACCACCCCGGATCGATCGCCTCGAGCGCTTCCATGCGGCTTTCCGGCAGCTCGCCGGTGCTGGGGATTCCGGTCTCCCCGGCGGCGCGTCGTTCGGTGTTCTGGAGTGTCCTGCGGGCCGCTGCGCGCTGATTCTTGGTCCACGTCCCGATGGGGAACCCGTCCTCGGCGACGGCCGTGGCGGGTGGGAGCAGATGCCCGTGGGCGGCGGCCCAGGCGTGGGCGACGGTGAGGCCTTCGGTGAAGGCGGTGTCCCACGCCGACCACACCATCCCGAGCGTCTCCAGTTCGACCACGCGGGCGGCTTGGAGGGTGCCGGCGGTGTAGTAGCGGCGCAGGTCGGCGATCCACCGGCCCAGTGGATACCCGCCGACAGCTCCCCACTCGGTCGGGGCCGCGAACGTGTACGGCACCCGCAGCTCGGTGTTGCCGGTCTCGCGCAGCCACCGTGTGGCGGCTTCGATGCCGCGCCGCCAGTAGGCGCCCTCGGGATCGATGACCCGCAGCCGGATGAACTGCGTCAGCGCGAACGGATCGCGCTCCTCGCTGAAGCGCAGCACCCCGGCAGCCGCCCCGCTCACCCGCACGACGTCCTCGCCCTGCTGCTCCGGATCGTCCGCGTCAGGGGCGAACTCGCCCTCCGCGTCGTCGGGTTCGGCCGTGGGGCTGCTGTTGCGCAGGCGGGGATCGGCTAGGGCTTCGATCGTCTCTGTGTCGTGTGCCCGGAGAGCTTCCAGGACCTTGGTGAGGGTGCTGTAGGCATCCGAGGTCAGCATGTCGTCCGGATCTTCATCCGGCCCGAGAAAAACAGGAACGATCAGCGTGGCCAGTTTCCCGGCGCCGGGCTGCATCCGCAGCGCGCGCCCGACCATCTGCACGATGTCGACCATCGACCCCCGTGCGTCCGCAAACAGCACCGCATCACACTCAGCAGTATCAACCCCTTCACCGAGAACCCGGACGGAACTCAGCACCCGCAGCACAGCGGGAATGTCCCTGTCGCCAGATGTCGCCGCTCCAAGGAAGTCAGAGGCGAACTCCTCCAGCACCCGCCGCCGGTGGATGGGGGAGTGCTCCCCGTACAGCCAGTTGGCCCACACCAGCTCGGCGGCCGGGAAGGTGCCGGGGTCGTCCTCGGCGAGCCGGGCCGCGACCGCCGGCACGCCGGCCGCCATAGCTTCGGCTTCTCCGATCCGGCTGTGGAACGCAAGGACCCGACGGAACCGCTCCTCGACCGCTGCGCGCATCAACCCGGCCTGGACCGCCGCCAACCGGGCCCCGCGGACCGCCGGGGAGCTGGTGTCCTGGCTCGTGAGGGCGGCGTGACGACCGGGTCCTGGATGTCGTCGCCCAGTCTTTCTGGGTTGTTGCTGTGGCTTCGAGCTGGGGTTTCTCAGTTCTTCTGAGTGTTGTTCGTGGCGGCCGGGGTGCTCGGGGTGTGGTTCTGGGTGGGGCCGTGGTGGCTGACCTGTGTGCATGGCGTCTGTGCAGGTTGGTTGATCGTGGTGCAGTTCCAGTGGGCCGCTACTAGATGGGATGGGTCAGGTGGTGTCGGGGTTGGTGAGGTCGTCGTGGGTGAGGATGACGAGGGTGGCTTTGCCGGCTTTGCTGGCGGTGGTGGTGGGTGGCAGGACGCGGACGTGGATGAAGTAGACGCGGACGCCGGAGATTTCGGTGTACGGGGGCCATACGCCGGGGGTGCCGTCGGTGGGCAGTTCGAGGAGCTTGTCGGTGATGTTGTAGATGACGAGGTAGGCGGTGTGCTTCCCGTAGTCGTGGGCGTACTTGACGATCTGGTGCACGCCTTTGACGAGGTAGCCCTTGCCGCGGCTGCTTCCGTCAAAGATCTTGCCGTCGCACACCAGGGGGTCGCGGCCGTCGAGTTCTCCGACGAGGTCGGCTTCGCCGGAGGCTGAGCGTGGTTTGGCGTGGGTGATGTGGTCGCCTTCGAGGAAGAGGAAGCGCTGCAGGTCGAGGTTGTAGACTTCTTCGCCGTTGGCGCGGTCGGCGTCGAAGCGGGTGTAGAGCTCTTCGCGGTCGAACCACTCGATGCGGGTCCGGTAGCGCTCGAGGGTGTGCAGGATGCTGCTTTCTGAACCGACGCGTTCGCTGAGGAAGTCGAACAGGGGCTGCAGGATGTCTTCGGCGAATTCCCGCCAGCTGTCCTGGTGGCGTCTTTCCATGCTGTAACCGATCGCGGTCTGCAAGCCAACATCGGGGTTGCTCGCCTCTTTTGTAGCGATGCTCTGCATCAGTTCCCAGATGAGTGTGGCTCGCCCTTGTTCGGTTCGGCTGGGCCAGACGAACCGGCCGCTGCGGGTCAGTCCGGTGCGGAACCGCTCGCGGTCGACGCCTGGTTCTGACTGGGACGCCTCTTCGAGGAGGCCTGTGAGGGCTGGTTGGCTGTTGATCCAGGTGACGGCGAGGTGGACTTCGTGGCCG is drawn from Streptomyces liliifuscus and contains these coding sequences:
- a CDS encoding RNA polymerase sigma factor, which codes for MTHEEFEAFFRKDYPNLIRHLTIQGFPRDLVTDVAQEAMLRLFRTQGGVSQPQRWVRVTARHIALDACRRDAQRERLSQQAAEQPTPGPAQPDTAVAERNQAAMVLRLLLELPPRQQEVMAWHLDGYRPEEIAEILGSKRATVDSNLRHARDKLRKAWNDDERGEAE
- a CDS encoding DUF6417 family protein is translated as MDNYDSLDLDAAGFAPGELTAERLALLTLDEAHDLLRLLQATAGEDGPLSPEADRWAQELAARIPPGS
- a CDS encoding NADP-dependent oxidoreductase; translation: MQAITVQDRDAGVGGLALSEVPYPRAAENDVIVEVYAAGFTPGELDWPGTWTDRAGRDRTPSVPGHELSGVVTELGYGTTGLTVGQRVFGLTDWSRNGSLAQYTAVEARNLAPLPADVDHVMAAALPISGLTAWQALFDHARLVTGQSVLIHGAAGGVGSIAVQLAREAGARVIGTGRAGDRDTALGLGADDFVDLQAGKLEDIGEVDVVFDVIGGEILERSTALVRPGGTLVTIAEPVAVHPRDGRAVFFVVEPDRSRLADLAQRLRDGRLKPIVGAVRPLAEAASAFTPDKRTPGKTIIRVTQD
- a CDS encoding TetR/AcrR family transcriptional regulator produces the protein MVRSDARENRARILAAAREALAADGSTSINQIAQRAGVGSGTLYRNFPTRESLVLAVYQDEVARITGTVPGLLAQMPPLEALRHWTTDLVEAMRRKHGLGDALGPGAHQAISEQSYGPVIAAITQLLDAGKKDQSIRPDADPADFLQLTGALWRATSTPQDRAPHMLTLILDGLRTHP
- a CDS encoding aldo/keto reductase, yielding MHYIKLGTSGLDVSPIAIGAMTYGEPDRGHPVWSKGEQDARPLIKHALEAGINFFDTANMYSNGSSEEILGRALKDFADRDDVVIATKLRHPMRLGPNGRGLSRKAVMTEVEHSLRRLGTDYIDLYQIHRNDHSTPWEETLEALSDLVRAGKVRYLGASSMHAWEFAKALRLQQQNGWARFVSMQDHYNLLAREEEREMIPLCLDEGVGTIVWSPLARGRLARAWDDARSTARSETDGAYADLLYSPAQEAANHAIIDAVGQVADAHGAGRAQVALAWLRRQPVVTAPLVGAGSIRQIDEAVASLGIELTDDEVRALQAPYTPRYDWQGVSDEAEMEAIRRRVPGMALA
- a CDS encoding DUF998 domain-containing protein, whose product is MNPIVRSGAAARAGALLILLGPLVSWTAEFVTAAAWQDPPYSPLYNWVSHLGLTGPAQTAFGQVANSPLGAVMDTGWVIYGSLLIVGAFLVFDPRKGIRPVVILILAVLAGVGVSLVGIFQGSNTNVGNGLIAFHTVGAQSVMLAGNIMAIAVGAGGTRIGLTRGRSTASIALGTAGLIAFPLFMADVFTGWMWNIGLFERAVIYPIMIGHALLGSSVAAAQRHRATHPPAPLTARAVS
- a CDS encoding NAD-dependent epimerase/dehydratase family protein; the encoded protein is MTQVLVTGGTGFIGSWCVLTLLEAGHTVRTTVRDLQREPALRSWLHTAAPFDDDRLTVVRADLEHPDGWDAAVAGCDFVLHVASPTLRHTPANGDELVVPAREGVLRVLRAARDARVRRVVLTSAFGAIGIGHPPRSAPFTEEDWTNVDSDIPPYQRSKTLAERAAWQFVQDEGGGLELAAVHPVGVLGPLLGPDDPPSLRLVRRMLEGQVPACPPFGMGFVDVRDVADLHLRAMTDPAAAGERFLAVAGHSLRVVDIARVLHARLGERAAKAPTRELPVWLARALGIANPELRLLRHQLGRDLNATSAKAEKLLGWRARPIEDTIAQTAESLLAHGIGK
- a CDS encoding helicase associated domain-containing protein, with the protein product MSGKVIVQGEDLGSWTAAQRTGWDRLLPAQQWLLANTLGIEPAAEGEAVGPVRRSQDERWATHLAAARRFHTREGHLNAGRKHVERMEDGTEVKLGGWLDNTRRRATKITPERRAELDELGMRW
- a CDS encoding helicase associated domain-containing protein, translating into MAAGVPAVAARLAEDDPGTFPAAELVWANWLYGEHSPIHRRRVLEEFASDFLGAATSGDRDIPAVLRVLSSVRVLGEGVDTAECDAVLFADARGSMVDIVQMVGRALRMQPGAGKLATLIVPVFLGPDEDPDDMLTSDAYSTLTKVLEALRAHDTETIEALADPRLRNSSPTAEPDDAEGEFAPDADDPEQQGEDVVRVSGAAAGVLRFSEERDPFALTQFIRLRVIDPEGAYWRRGIEAATRWLRETGNTELRVPYTFAAPTEWGAVGGYPLGRWIADLRRYYTAGTLQAARVVELETLGMVWSAWDTAFTEGLTVAHAWAAAHGHLLPPATAVAEDGFPIGTWTKNQRAAARRTLQNTERRAAGETGIPSTGELPESRMEALEAIDPGWCPAWEIGWQRCFRLTSRTCGPAAVCPGCRAR